One genomic region from Yarrowia lipolytica chromosome 1C, complete sequence encodes:
- a CDS encoding uncharacterized protein (Compare to YALI0C19239g, weakly similar to uniprot|Q6C860 Yarrowia lipolytica YALI0D22462g), whose product MHSEYLYYYLLFFPIVIAMILRLPHDILVVICELVSPRDLCALRETCQQLSRDIPGSFILGCLLSVWDCCNIEYSRSNDDTCQAPHKLNNSRVEFSDQVKCPVYIDQPLPRDFYCLCKEVDEIFPWEYHDNGISFDEKLLDLTEHPEMGQGKPKKGLTMGRYYGSTYAFGGAPVIQTRHSSKMLAGVSVINLIYSGIPQTRGIVNLDGLSLPFRLQVNGKSVLLHARACDYKTSEVICVSPGGKVHTQRCRPRKAAPAGIVHYNDTFFNIDFQTRYRLRVCKSLHSLDSDPQLNEPYKVYQDEEYSQFCLVYKPTGIIIGLIDLDNQQTEVFSAPGTGFVARNYSSISCEEYLVMVGMSKGSLGIWKFSINHLRKRFRFQHGDGFANALSLAVSPLASKPR is encoded by the coding sequence ATGCACAGTGAATATCTATATTATTatctcctcttcttccccaTTGTCATAGCCATGATACTCCGGTTACCACACGATATTCTGGTGGTAATCTGCGAACTTGTTTCACCAAGAGATCTTTGTGCTCTTCGTGAAACTTGTCAGCAACTCAGCCGCGATATTCCCGGGTCTTTCATCCTCGGATGTCTTCTCTCTGTGTGGGATTGCTGCAATATTGAGTACAGCAGATCGAACGACGATACTTGCCAGGCTCCGCACAAGCTGAACAATTCGCGGGTAGAGTTCTCAGATCAGGTCAAGTGCCCTGTCTACATTGATCAGCCGCTTCCACGCGACTTTTACTGTCTCTGCAAAGAGGTGGACGAGATCTTTCCCTGGGAGTACCACGACAACGGGATTTCTTTCGACGAGAAACTCTTGGATTTGACGGAGCATCCCGAAATGGGCCAAGGGAAGCCCAAGAAAGGACTCACGATGGGACGTTACTACGGAAGCACATATGCGTTTGGAGGAGCACCTGTGATCCAGACAAGACATTCTTCAAAGATGTTGGCTGGTGTGAGTGTTATAAATCTGATCTACTCTGGTATTCCCCAGACGAGAGGAATTGTCAACTTGGATGGACTTTCTCTGCCTTTCAGACTGCAGGTCAACGGAAAAAGTGTTCTTTTGCACGCTCGAGCCTGCGATTATAAGACCTCTGAAGTGATTTGTGTGTCCCCAGGTGgaaaagtacatactcagAGGTGTCGACCCCGGAaagctgctcctgctggtATCGTTCACTACAACGACACCTTCTTCAACATTGATTTTCAAACCCGATACCGACTCCGGGTGTGCAAGTCTCTACATAGCTTGGACTCCGATCCACAACTAAATGAGCCGTACAAGGTGTATCAGGATGAAGAATATTCACAGTTCTGCCTCGTTTACAAGCCCACAGGAATTATAATAGGGCTAATTGACTTGGACAACCAGCAGACAGAAGTCTTTTCCGCACCAGGAACTGGATTTGTGGCCAGAAACTACAGCTCGATATCGTGTGAAGAATACCTCGTCATGGTTGGAATGTCCAAGGGCTCTCTTGGGATCTGGAAGTTTTCCATTAACCATCTCCGCAAGAGGTTCAGATTTCaacatggagatggatTCGCTAACGCTTTGTCGCTAGCAGTCTCTCCCCTTGCCTCCAAGCCGAGATGA
- a CDS encoding uncharacterized protein (Compare to YALI0C19261g, no similarity) translates to MNTLRDCCVIFGSTLATFSAITLIVYHASASDVQFRRRHLDRRRKKLNVLRQKNKNNHAGRKTVPKSALSEEVIPPLAELGLVAYYEEGELERVATRLIIRELAVNPVALKRLSMMLSSDKIEDREFSTDFMLFYLLRVSQGRADLSSYPIMYGLVLGFDKCLDTLKELKENDKEDPVAFSRNLALFMNYISILTQLCEDARHLHPAHQLCLYGFVDLCYKWNKIAPFSDRVWKPGMIPNIRDVQNKTSRFPYTYHVLQDVIIADYQMESTIEGLVEKLGGSGDDFSRSEEQLMATREFLTQFYESRMNEMPQFETPEESLSAARDFLVFFYDNYYDSVRRAEREIQNGTESDDTDEEYGSALPRVPAVAIPNVPVPPTAPVDDTYTSEEDTCSERELPRGENNPEHYLGDCVDDENVEGCASPNCACGGRQVIYPVGLPPEDGYGDHAHEEEGDGDSDEDDEDGWEEDEDEYGEDEEYGVDEYGNYDDGNEYDDDVYEDELGRVFVGGLEVEDFMNPMNYIDPDSGGGGPLTLNRETGQFDLSPGALDIINELRATGVLPPYGSPGRQPDGANGGR, encoded by the coding sequence ATGAACACGTTACGCGACTGCTGTGTGATCTTCGGATCCACGCTCGCCACCTTCTCGGCCATCACACTCATCGTGTACCATGCATCGGCCTCGGACGTGCAGTTTCGCAGACGTCATCTCGATCGAAGACGCAAAAAGCTGAATGTGCTGCGACAgaagaacaaaaacaaccatGCGGGCCGCAAAACGGTCCCCAAATCGGCATTGAGCGAAGAAGTGATCCCACCCTTGGCCGAGCTCGGGCTGGTGGCTTACTACGAAGAAGGAGAGCTTGAAAGAGTAGCTACACGCCTGATCATTCGGGAACTGGCGGTGAACCCGGTGGCTCTCAAACGACTGTCAATGATGCTCAGCAGCGACAAGATTGAAGATCGCGAATTCTCCACTGATTTCATGCTCTTTTACCTGCTCCGAGTATCCCAAGGACGAGCTGATCTGTCGTCATACCCAATAATGTATGGCTTGGTTCTGGGATTCGACAAGTGTCTGGATAcgctcaaggagctgaaggagaacgacaaggaggacccGGTTGCATTTTCGAGAAACTTGGCTCTGTTCATGAACTACATTTCCATTCTCACCCAGTTGTGTGAAGATGCTCGGCATTTGCACCCGGCTCACCAGCTGTGTCTCTACGGATTTGTGGATCTGTGCTACAAGTGGAACAAAATTGCACCCTTCAGTGACCGCGTGTGGAAACCGGGAATGATTCCCAACATTCGAGATGTCCAGAATAAGACTTCTCGCTTCCCATACACGTACCACGTGCTCCAAGACGTCATTATCGCCGACTACCAGATGGAATCGACGATCGAGGGACTTGTTGAGAAGCTcggaggctctggagacgACTTTTCTCGTTCTGAAGAGCAACTAATGGCTACTCGGGAGTTCCTGACTCAGTTCTACGAGTCTAGAATGAATGAGATGCCTCAGTTTGAGACTCCTGAAGAGTCTCTTTCCGCTGCTCGAGActtcctcgtcttcttctacGACAACTACTACGATTCGGTAAGACGAGCTGAAAGAGAGATTCAAAATGGAACTGAAAGTGACGATACAGATGAGGAATATGGATCTGCATTACCACGTGTGCCTGCTGTGGCTATTCCCAACGTTCCTGTTCCTCCAACTGCTCCTGTTGACGACACATATACGTCTGAGGAGGATACGTGTTCGGAGCGTGAGCTGCCTCGAGGAGAAAACAATCCTGAACACTACCTGGGAGATTGTGTAGATGATGAGAATGTTGAGGGGTGCGCTAGCCCCAACTGTGCGtgtggaggacgacaggTGATCTACCCCGTTGGACTGCCTCCGGAGGACGGATATGGTGATCATGCCCATGAAGAGGAAGGCGATGGCGACAGtgacgaagatgatgaggatggctgggaagaagacgaggacgagTATGGTGAGGATGAAGAGTATGGTGTGGATGAGTATGGCAATTATGATGACGGAAATGAATACGATGACGATGTATATGAGGATGAATTGGGACGAGTGTTTGTGGGAGGTCTTGAAGTTGAAGACTTTATGAACCCCATGAACTACATTGATCCAGACAGTGGGGGCGGTGGGCCGCTGACGTTGAATCGGGAGACTGGTCAGTTTGACTTGAGCCCAGGGGCCTTGGATATCATCAACGAGCTGCGGGCCACGGGAGTGTTGCCTCCGTATGGGTCACCTGGACGACAGCCTGACGGGGCCAATGGAGGGCGATAA
- a CDS encoding uncharacterized protein (Compare to YALI0C19283g, similar to Saccharomyces cerevisiae YPR153W; ancestral locus Anc_3.500, similar to uniprot|Q06537 Saccharomyces cerevisiae YPR153W Hypothetical protein): MSSKIPRFTVPIGYVVPDFPSLYWPVGSTKPHYDIANLYYTYDIWRFTVIWTLIFFMGFHMIAATWAGVVKRNLRDALAIFAVYVVIGGIEAVVSGSIVGLILTGVYRAGLCSISTWIPMCWAVVQILWMVFTSYSMMNVFM; the protein is encoded by the coding sequence ATGTCCAGCAAAATCCCACGGTTCACCGTTCCCATCGGATACGTGGTTCCCGACTTTCCATCGCTCTACTGGCCCGTGGGATCAACAAAACCCCACTACGACATTGCAAATCTGTACTACACATACGACATTTGGCGGTTCACGGTGATCTGGACCCTGATATTTTTTATGGGGTTTCACATGATAGCCGCCACGTGGGCAGGAGTGGTCAAGCGGAACCTGAGAGACGCTCTGGCCATTTTTGCTGTGTATGTTGTCATTGGAGGAATCGAGGCTGTGGTCAGTGGCTCCATTGTCGGTCTGATTTTGACCGGGGTTTACCGCGCAGGGCTGTGTTCGATATCTACATGGATCCCCATGTGTTGGGCCGTCGTTCAGATTCTGTGGATGGTCTTTACTAGTTACTCCATGATGAATGTTTTCATGTAG
- a CDS encoding uncharacterized protein (Compare to YALI0C19305g, Full length Line element,uniprot|Q8NIP3 Yarrowia lipolytica Reverse transcriptase) — MSFTSTTTPSKAPCKSTQAKMKSPNVKVITANIGGFKMAEALNRLPDTIVNIIRTTHYPDLVLLQETNWVDSSLQTAQQIISNSPYPGGRHYTLLGSTAGVSNRSVGVGLVYSDNVTITNFTTVFEYFPALDNRLCLADVHIKGTDRHLSLINVYAPNEQGASPFTNRQFYQSLDDYLRLHPCQYPLIAAGDWNAVASNDGRIGEKVTTHLKDFLANWDLLDTYTLISKHRKGLYTHTNNSRGAGRRLDQLHISSTLSQWIKSTQLVTNKQGHNITKSSHHAVQFVFNFGNLTQRQDRGPGTWRMPWWVFDTEYIAWLKFHVKSILKRYGPLKPSLKLQCLKENIKVTIQQEAKNRALRDSNHPDNRRREALMATASDWQAYPANEPYPMLHARVEQSKQQMEIHSLRNHQGRVKTDTSSLCDISARYFDNIFDRAADINDTDDSAFLDLFPEETRRVNTANPSLDSSFTKEEIFDTIKASTHNSAPGPDGIPYRFYRDCWDELGDLMTDVYNEAGADSPISTERNTAIIKLLYKSGDQADISNYRPISLINTEVKIYTQLINKAIQNILPDSIHGAQNGFVPGRHITNNLDTMDHFCNAYSQLNMGWVVGSLDFRKAYDTISQSWVIKTLRNVGVSELMINRILAVQQNAVTRINIRGVLSRPVRIKIGVRQGCPLSPTLFIIAVDALVRRLDREMFGLAPGLPLSHHHTTGHRPPQPPTHPEAVAAGHMKVSAFADDIAVFLNNIQDVATVGRVLCLFQRVSGLTLNPSKTVLQKIGPPDCFVPLTFIDAEWQRTIDATWPTDNNTRQAPTLRTSDNIFRYLGVHFGNRERLDTHYAQIKEDLKESLRRLSLWGLPYYSKAWMINIYFFSKLNFLGPYVSQIDNTFIRELNELACDKINKLSPDKTRKTFSNGFIQTPVGRGGLNLRDMGRFMVCLKAARAYRFFHGSSPALWDCTFQFYSRTHSLTQEKPHQRVDCRFPTGQAWGYAASPTMRDAIRASFELNKPLTAEHANPREDHEPSTTDTVNHRIWERNQVNVRAAESFREAHVDIAAARRYHPVRMVSTAEIDHLRWSMGPLTLENFMFHKTSSPDLPNFPHTLARPKKWTQRSDYGGISDDMVWQEVMHDLRKHYIADANKAQVLHLMRISRLPLVKWRYPDDHVFTKKNPGCGLCDKAIIQDLHEHIFCKCEVLLSMLTRMKIPSVDSLKDWIFTESKCGVLPSFPGHVNSDAPRKHQQVKTRKYLRELAYGIWKMERSLRYSGDDATLGHVQQGLLQFLKEAQMCFYDGQPPALHDERE; from the coding sequence ATGTCTTTCACCTCTACTACCACCCCTTCTAAAGCCCCATGTAAGAGCACCCAGGCCAAAATGAAATCTCCGAATGTTAAAGTCATCACGGCTAACATCGGCGGTTTTAAGATGGCGGAAGCGCTTAACCGATTACCCGACACCATTGTAAACATTATTCGAACTACTCACTACCCcgatctcgtccttcttcaagagaCGAACTGGGTGGACTCCTCCCTACAAACCGCTCAACAAATCATTTCAAACTCGCCCTACCCGGGGGGCAGACACTACACCCTCCTCGGCTCCACAGCTGGTGTTTCTAATAGAAGCGTCGGCGTGGGGCTAGTCTATTCCGAcaacgtcaccatcacaaacTTTACAACAGTTTTTGAATACTTCCCAGCCCTAGACAACAGACTGTGTTTGGCCGACGTGCACATCAAAGGCACCGACAGACACCTATCGCTGATCAACGTATACGCACCAAACGAGCAGGGAGCCTCCCCCTTCACTAACCGGCAGTTCTACCAGTCACTAGACGACTATCTACGCCTCCATCCCTGCCAATACCCCCTGATAGCGGCAGGCGATTGGAACGCGgtcgcctccaacgacggcaGGATTGGCGAAAAAGTGACGACTCACCTTAAGGACTTCTTAGCTAACTGGGACTTACTAGACACCTACACTCTAAtcagcaaacacagaaaaggcctctacactcacaccaacaacagccgcgGAGCTGGCAGGCGCCTGGATCAGCTGCACATCTCTTCGACACTCTCACAGTGGATCAAATCCACACAACTGGtaaccaacaagcagggtcACAACATCACGAAGTCCTCTCACCACGCGGTCCAATTCGTCTTTAACTTTGGCAACCTCACCCAGCGACAAGACAGAGGCCCAGGCACCTGGAGGATGCCCTGGTGGGTTTTTGATACAGAGTACATTGCTTGGCTCAAGTTCCACGTCAAATCCATTCTGAAGCGATATGGTCCTTTGAAGCCCAGCCTGAAGCTGCAATGCCTGAAAGAAAACATTAAGGTCACCATCCAACAGGAAGCCAAAAACCGCGCACTTCGAGATTCCAACCACCCAGACAACAGACGCCGCGAGGCCCTcatggcaacagcctcaGACTGGCAAGCCTACCCAGCTAACGAGCCATACCCGATGCTCCATGCTCGGGTCGAACAATCCAAGcaacagatggagatccacTCCCTACggaaccaccaaggccgagtgaagaccgacacctcctctctctgcgACATCTCAGCTCGATACTTTGACAACATCTTCGACAGAGCTGCCGATATCAacgacaccgacgacagcgcCTTTTTAGACCTCTTCCCCGAAGAAACCCGGAGGGTGAATACAGCTAACCCAAGCCTGGACTCGTCTtttaccaaggaggagatcttcgATACCATCAAGGCGTCTACGCACAACAGCGCGCCAGGGCCAGACGGCATCCCGTACAGGTTCTACCGCGACTGCTGGGATGAGCTGGGGGACTTGATGACGGACGTCTACAACGAAGCTGGAGCCGACTCGCCCATCAGCACCGAACGCAACACCGCTATCatcaaactactgtacaagtcggGAGATCAGgccgacatctccaactacaggcCTATTTCTTTGATCAACACAGAGGTGAAGATCTACACACAGCTCATTAACAAAgccatccagaacattCTTCCGGACAGCATTCACGGCGCCCAAAACGGTTTCGTACCGGGTCGACACATCACTAACAAtctcgacaccatggaTCATTTTTGCAACGCCTACTCCCAGCTGAACATGGGTTGGGTCGTAGGATCACTGGACTTCCGGAAAGCCTACGACACTATCAGCCAGAGTTGGGTGATAAAGACGCTTCGAAATGTGGGTGTCTCGGAACTGATGATCAACCGTATCCTAGCTGTACAACAGAACGCAGTAACGAGAATCAACATCAGAGGTGTCCTATCTCGCCCAGTCCGCATCAAGATCGGAGTGAGACAAGGAtgccctctctctccaaccctcttcatcatcgcAGTAGACGCACTTGTGCGTCGTCTGGACCGAGAGATGTTTGGACTGGCCCCAGGCCTGCCACtatcccaccaccacaccactgGGCACAGGCCGCCACAACCCCCTACTCACCCggaggcagtggcagctggACACATGAAGGTGTCGGCTTTCGCGGACGACATAGCGgtgttcctcaacaacatccaggacgTGGCCACGGTTGGTAGAGtgctctgcctcttccaacggGTCTCAGGCCTCACACTAAACCCGTCAAAGACGGTGCTTCAGAAGATCGGCCCCCCCGATTGTTTTGTTCCACTAACCTTTATTGACGCAGAATGGCAGCGAACAATTGACGCCACCTGGCcaaccgacaacaacacacgacAGGCCCCGACGCTCCGGACATCTGACAACATTTTCCGGTACCTCGGAGTACACTTCGGAAATCGCGAAAGGTTGGACACGCACTAcgctcagatcaaggaggacctcaaggagtcgcTGCGACGCCTTTCACTATGGGGTCTCCCCTATTACAGCAAGGCGTGGATGATCAacatctacttcttctcgaaactGAATTTCCTTGGACCCTACGTCAGCCAGATCGACAACACCTTCATCCGAGAGCTGAACGAACTAGCGtgcgacaagatcaacaaatTATCACCCGACAAAACACGCAAAACCTTCAGCAATGGTTTCATCCAAACTCCGgtaggcagaggaggactgAACCTGCGGGACATGGGACGTTTCATGGTGTGCCTGAAGGCCGCTCGGGCTTACAGGTTCTTCCATGGCTCATCGCCGGCCCTTTGGGACTGCACCTTCCAGTTCTACAGCAGAACTCACAGTCTCACACAGGAAAAGCCACACCAGCGCGTCGACTGCCGCTTTCCGACAGGCCAAGCTTGGGGCTACGCAgcctcccccaccatgcGAGACGCAATCagagcttctttcgagctcaacaagccccTCACCGCGGAACATGCCaaccctcgagaagatcacgAGCCCTctacaacagacacagttaATCACAGAATCTGGGAACGAAACCAGGTGAAcgtgagagcagcagaatctttCCGGGAAGCACACGTCGACATCGCAGCCGCGAGACGATACCATCCGGTCAGAATGGTGTCCACAGCGGAAATCGACCACCTCCGGTGGAGCATGGGACCACTTACTCtagagaacttcatgtttcacaagacctcgtctcccgacttgccaaacttcccacacacacttgcACGACCGAAGAAGTGGACTCAACGAAGCGACTACGGGGGCATCTCtgacgacatggtctgGCAGGAGGTAATGCATGACCTTCGAAAACACTACATcgccgacgccaacaaagcacaagttcttcacctcatGCGGATATCTCGACTTCCGCTCGtgaaatggagataccctgacgaccacgttttcaccaagaagaatccAGGATGCGGGCTCTGTGATAAGGCCATCATTCAGGATCTGCACGAGCATATCTTCTGCAAGTgcgaagttcttctttccatgttgaccaggatgaagattccgtcagtggactctctaaaggactggatctttaccgagtcgaaatgtggagtactcccctctttcccagggcatgtgaacagtgacgccccccggaaacatcaacaagtcaagacACGCAAATATCTGCGGGAATTGGCTtatgggatctggaagatggagagatcccTCCGGTACTCAGGGGACGACGCCACcctgggacatgtccaacagggtttgcttcaattcctgaaggaagcccagatgtgtttctacgatggacaaccgccagcacttcacgatgagcgagagtag
- a CDS encoding uncharacterized protein (Compare to YALI0C19316g, Full length Line element,uniprot|Q8NIP4 Yarrowia lipolytica gag-like protein), with protein sequence METAQAQASAGNSLGAPNPPPPDLSRGDGATSTETPNQTDIEKIQKNDKNDENNKKNDKNDKNDKKNDNNITLNAWKSKAEVKALLTSNPSTLKFNLNKERISEPLAAPNGRHTSGRFNVSYVASKENFFRRALDRSATPDWNLPISMFLEHLDNAAEVDEKDTISVLEGVIEKFDEIKGQVGLAEFDLSRHNLDIVPHLIDQINLEQDPEDCYQVGNGWHYLTSDALTDPHEQRMAVILETVSLIVEANTQDYRIMRKGSANPAGRRVLYYFNLPSYMKMERQTEDAFKIHLNAILNQFDVDIDQAIPGSSLLSGTLLMTSANHQNISGPVIAVRALLGSTLPQTIPDFFVNLDPTKARLTGSKLIKMHFANGDNICVKCKSTKHIREACPEKDMVTPKIFRTRAHQGTLPQRGKALASIHAPSTVEPPVQTRKFHHTPATHQWETVGTKSPRHRRTRDTSPQPTGQKPLRSYYNFEVLSDKTGEDTPEETEQTNQLPSTNQQHGTQNLPINIPASEEDTVPDDQETEQADVSMNGFDTQPDALAHPEVAPDVTQFLPPATPLNTEATNNGLPHDHTSPNTTNQTQPPPGSIHEGRPRGGHTTSSFSGEPSHTTLGKKHIAVFQTASSEVPVQILNPDRSENRLCWLPSQEVAKFIDGRCPTFLSTCHFKVFHDGATLSSVDEIVEPPNSPPNPPRVTTLHEVDTMLRPGQNQ encoded by the coding sequence ATGGAAACAGCGCAAGCCCAAGCTTCGGCGGGTAACTCCTTGGGCGCTCCGAACCCCCCACCTCCTGATTTATCgcgaggtgatggagccaCCTCAACCGAAACCCCCAACCAAaccgacattgaaaaaatccaaaaaaacgacaaaaacgatgaaaacaacaaaaaaaacgacaaaaacgacaaaaacgacaaaaaaaacgacaacaatATCACCCTCAACGCCTGGAAGAGCAAGGCCGAAGTCAAGGCTCTCCTGACATCGAACCCCTCCACACTCAaattcaacctcaacaaggagcgaatTTCGGAGCCCCTTGCGGCGCCGAATGGTAGGCATACCTCCGGCCGTTTCAACGTGTCCTATGTAGCCAGCAAGGAAAACTTCTTCCGAAGAGCTCTTGACCGCTCCGCCACCCCTGATTGGAATCTTCCTATCTCCATGTTCCTCGAGCACCTCGATAACGCCGCTGaagtcgacgagaaggacaccATCAGTGTCCTCGAGGGCGTCATCGAAAAgttcgacgagatcaagggtCAGGTTGGTCTGGCGGAGTTTGACCTGTCCAGGCACAACCTAGACATCGTCCCCCACCTGATCGACCAGATTAACTTAGAACAGGACCCTGAAGACTGCTACCAAGTGGGAAATGGTTGGCACTACCTGACGTCGGACGCCCTCACTGACCCCCACGAACAACGAATGgctgtcattctggagacagttagtctcattgttgaggCCAATACTCAAGATTATCGCATCATGAGGAAGGGCTCGGCTAaccctgctggacgaagaGTACTTTACTACTTCAACCTACCCTCgtacatgaagatggagcgtCAGACGGAGGATGCTTTCAAGATCCACCTCAACGCTattctcaaccagttcGACGTAGACATTGATCAGGCCATTCCAGGTTCCTCCCTCTTGAGTGGCACCCTTCTGATGACCTCTGCCAACCATCAGAACATCTCGGGTCCTGTGATCGCAGTTCGTGCTCTCCTAGGCTCCACCCTGCCCCAGACCATCCCCGACTTCTTCGTCAACCTGGATCCCACCAAGGCTAGGCTTACCggctcaaagttgatcaAGATGCACTTCGCCAACGGCGATAACATCTGTGTTAAGTGCAAGAGCACTAAGCACATCCGGGAGGCCTGCCCCGAGAAAGACATGGTCACTCCCAAGATCTTCCGCACCCGCGCTCACCAGGGTACCCTCCCACAGAGAGGTAAAGCCCTTGCTTCCATCCATGCCCCATCCACCGTGGAGCCCCCGGTCCAAACTCGCAAGTTCCACCACACGCCTGCTACTCACCAGTGGGAGACCGTCGGCACTAAGTCCCCTAGACATAGACGGACTCGAGACACGTCCCCCCAACCCACCGGTCAGAAGCCCCTCCGATCTTACTACAACTTTGAAGTCTTGAGCGACAAAACCGGAGAGGACACAcccgaagagaccgagcAAACTAACCAGCTGCCCTCTAcgaaccagcagcatggaacTCAGAATCTAcccatcaacatccccgCCTCCGAGGAAGACACAGTTCCCGACGACCAGGAAACGGAACAGGCTGACGTATCCATGAACGGCTTTGACACCCAGCCTGACGCACTTGCTCACCCTGAAGTAGCCCCTGATGTCACCCAGTTTCTTCCCCCCGCTACCCCGCTTAacaccgaggccaccaacaacggcctTCCCCACGACCACACCAGTCCCAACACGaccaaccaaacacaaccccccCCCGGAAGTATCCACGAGGGccgaccccgaggagggcacaccacctccagttTCTCTGGCGAGCCCTCTCACACCACGCTCGGCAAGAAGCACATTGCGGTCTTCCAGACCGCCTCGAGCGAGGTTCCGGTGCAAATCCTGAACCCGGACAGGTCGGAGAACagactctgctggctgcCTTCTCAGGAGGTAGCAAAGTTCATTGACGGGAGGTGCCCGACATTCCTGTCTACATGCCACTTCAAAGTTTTCCACGACGGTGCGACACTCAGCTCggtagacgagattgtAGAACCCCCGAACAGTCCCCCGAACCCCCCTAGGGTGACCACTCTCCATGAGGTGGACACAATGCTCCGACCGGGGCAGAACCAGTAA
- a CDS encoding uncharacterized protein (Compare to YALI0C19338g, no similarity possibly noncoding), with protein MLLQLPPELLILCLVHISDQDLVSLSHTCKTLYFLSHDRNLSHLRFMVVLETMHWRLIPINSNISDRHEIALTLVQRHVIPKAHHMFLSPHPVQGALNFRSLLSTSFRKALLSRELKNQLPRDHLIKTGIMKPGDKVSAKVHRLQFNRVVSVINEFFKHSFKRPSFHTAWKKGLLRYYDDELNFESVGVELLAKMFEGCQIGKDEEPEPNYFKVARNPPARAKVLKLKRYYEELDRTVCV; from the coding sequence ATGCTTCTACAGCTACCCCCAGAACTTCTAATTCTGTGCCTGGTGCACATTTCCGACCAGGACCTCGTCTCACTGTCACACACATGCAAGACCCTGTACTTTTTATCTCACGACCGAAATCTGTCCCATCTCAGATTCATGGTCGTTCTGGAAACTATGCACTGGCGCCTGATTCCCATCAACAGCAATATTTCCGACCGTCACGAAATCGCTCTGACGCTTGTCCAACGGCACGTGATTCCCAAAGCCCACCACATGTTTCTGAGTCCGCATCCCGTTCAGGGTGCGCTAAATTTCCGCAGTTTGCTCAGTACCAGTTTCAGAAAGGCCCTACTCAGCCGagagctcaagaaccagctcccacgtgaccatcTCATCAAAACAGGCATCATGAAACCAGGTGACAAGGTTAGTGCAAAGGTTCATCGACTCCAGTTCAACAGAGTGGTTTCAGTCATCAACGAGTTCTTCAAGCACTCTTTCAAACGTCCGTCATTCCACACTGCCTGGAAGAAGGGTTTGTTGCGGTACTACGACGATGAGCTCAACTTTGAAAGTGTCGGAGTAGAATTGCTGGCTAAAATGTTTGAAGGATGTCAGATTGGCAAAGACGAGGAGCCAGAGCCCAATTACTTCAAGGTAGCTAGGAATCCACCAGCTAGGGCCAAGGTACTCAAGCTGAAAAGATACTACGAGGAGCTAGACAGGACTGTCTGTGTTTAG